From one Melioribacteraceae bacterium genomic stretch:
- a CDS encoding SRPBCC family protein, translating into MFEKSVFIKCPIDDLFNFHLDTNNLPRISPSFPRASIKKISEIPLRQGSSITVTLNFILFKTDWEIFIKKVESNKLIGDLQVKGMFEYWYHSHIFEIKGDGVIMTDKIEFIPPFGFIGKTFLPFIIIQLTTMFNHRHKKTKSIFEK; encoded by the coding sequence TTGTTTGAGAAATCTGTTTTTATTAAATGCCCAATAGATGATCTGTTTAATTTTCATTTAGATACAAACAATCTCCCCAGGATCTCACCTTCCTTTCCTAGAGCCTCAATTAAAAAAATAAGTGAAATCCCATTAAGACAAGGTTCTTCAATTACAGTTACTCTGAATTTTATTTTGTTCAAAACAGATTGGGAAATATTTATTAAGAAAGTTGAATCAAATAAACTTATCGGTGATCTTCAAGTCAAGGGGATGTTTGAATATTGGTACCATTCTCATATATTTGAGATAAAAGGTGATGGAGTTATAATGACCGATAAGATTGAATTTATTCCGCCATTCGGGTTTATCGGAAAAACATTTCTTCCATTTATAATAATTCAGTTGACTACAATGTTTAATCATCGGCATAAAAAAACAAAATCGATCTTCGAGAAATAG
- a CDS encoding ectonucleotide pyrophosphatase/phosphodiesterase: MKKFIVLFIMLSGILFAGKPYVILVSFDGFRWDYVNRDITPNIQELIDNGVHALSLRPSFPSKTFPNHYSIITGMYPENHGIISNNFENIHTGEKFTMRSTEGNWWIGRAFWEIAEKNGITTATYFWPGSRLDDQLRRPTYSKDYYHEKPYEERIDSLFKWLQYPKEKRPNFLSIYFDETDTEGHKHGPNSKGINVSIQRCDSLVKYLRNGLRDIGLLDSVNIILTADHGMTEISKDRTVNIEQMLTGLEYKATDGDPFMMIQPSENDREKIKNILETNQQHYRFYKREDVPDHYHYSNNGLIYDFVLIAELGWLLVNNRDMERWDEYASSGTHGYDNNELDMHGIFIANGPAFKKNYKTGTVWNVDIYPLLCEIFNIPKNITIDGKLDRISHILKN; encoded by the coding sequence ATGAAAAAATTTATTGTACTCTTCATAATGTTAAGCGGAATATTATTTGCCGGAAAACCTTATGTAATTCTAGTCTCTTTCGATGGATTCAGATGGGATTATGTAAATCGTGATATCACTCCTAATATACAAGAACTAATTGATAACGGTGTTCATGCACTGTCATTGCGTCCTTCATTTCCGTCAAAAACATTTCCAAATCATTATTCAATTATTACAGGAATGTATCCAGAAAATCACGGAATAATTTCAAACAATTTTGAAAATATTCACACTGGTGAAAAATTTACGATGCGATCTACCGAAGGAAATTGGTGGATTGGGCGTGCATTTTGGGAAATTGCAGAGAAGAACGGAATAACTACCGCAACTTATTTTTGGCCCGGTTCAAGACTAGACGATCAATTAAGAAGACCAACTTATTCAAAAGATTATTATCATGAAAAACCTTACGAAGAAAGAATCGATTCCCTCTTTAAATGGCTGCAATATCCAAAAGAAAAACGACCAAATTTTTTATCAATTTATTTTGATGAAACGGATACAGAAGGGCATAAGCATGGACCAAATTCAAAAGGCATAAATGTTTCGATACAAAGATGTGACTCCCTTGTTAAATATTTACGGAATGGTTTAAGAGATATAGGATTACTTGACAGTGTGAATATTATATTAACGGCAGATCATGGAATGACCGAGATTTCAAAAGATCGCACTGTAAACATTGAACAAATGCTCACAGGACTTGAATATAAGGCAACCGATGGTGATCCGTTTATGATGATTCAACCTTCCGAAAATGATAGAGAAAAAATTAAAAATATATTAGAAACGAATCAGCAACATTATAGATTTTACAAACGTGAAGACGTACCGGATCATTATCATTATTCAAACAATGGCTTAATTTACGATTTTGTTTTGATTGCCGAGCTTGGTTGGCTGCTTGTCAATAATCGCGATATGGAACGATGGGATGAATATGCCTCATCAGGTACTCATGGCTACGATAACAATGAACTTGATATGCATGGCATTTTTATCGCAAACGGACCGGCGTTTAAGAAAAATTATAAAACCGGAACAGTTTGGAATGTAGATATTTATCCGTTACTTTGTGAAATATTCAATATTCCTAAAAACATAACTATCGACGGCAAGTTGGATAGAATTAGTCACATATTGAAGAATTAA
- a CDS encoding pitrilysin family protein — MKNNILNIDYKKEILDNGLELVLVKANSIPLATVNLWYKVGSANESPGKTGFAHLFEHMMFQGSENVPKEKHFKYIQEAGGTLNGSTSLDRTNYFETIPSNSLELALWLESDRMGFLLPALTKEKLQNQKDVVMNERRQRYENQPYGLSWETLFSNLFPKNHPYSWPTIGWMEDIKKFQLADVKSFFKTYYSPNNASLVVVGDIDYNKTIILIEDYFAEFPKGNTVPEIYVPETSLTENKLITLEDNVQLSRLYLAWHSDKLYGDDDAALDILSEILSGSKNSRLFKSLVFDKQIAQDISTFQYSAKQTGMFIIVATVKPGHSIEEVKETIINEIKKIGSKSIKDEELSRALNSLKSSYIFSLQKQSSLADQINNYNCNLGEPNSFIFDLDRYARVTKQSVAVVKEIYLDKPFIELHVVPKIYEN, encoded by the coding sequence TTGAAAAACAACATTCTTAATATAGATTACAAAAAAGAGATCTTGGATAATGGGCTGGAATTAGTTCTTGTGAAAGCTAATTCCATTCCATTGGCTACAGTAAACCTTTGGTATAAGGTTGGATCTGCAAACGAATCCCCAGGTAAAACCGGTTTTGCACACCTTTTTGAACATATGATGTTTCAAGGAAGTGAAAACGTTCCAAAGGAAAAGCATTTTAAATATATTCAAGAAGCCGGTGGCACCTTAAATGGTTCAACAAGTCTGGATCGAACAAATTACTTTGAAACAATTCCCTCAAACAGTTTAGAACTTGCGCTCTGGTTAGAATCTGATAGAATGGGATTTTTACTACCTGCACTGACAAAGGAGAAATTACAAAATCAAAAAGATGTTGTAATGAACGAACGCCGACAGCGTTATGAAAATCAACCTTATGGATTATCTTGGGAAACTTTATTCTCAAATCTATTTCCCAAAAATCATCCGTATAGTTGGCCCACAATCGGATGGATGGAAGATATTAAAAAATTCCAATTGGCGGATGTGAAGAGTTTTTTTAAAACTTATTATTCCCCAAACAACGCGAGTTTAGTTGTTGTTGGTGATATTGACTATAACAAGACCATTATACTGATTGAAGATTACTTTGCTGAATTCCCTAAAGGAAATACAGTACCAGAAATTTATGTTCCGGAAACTTCTTTAACTGAGAACAAATTAATTACTTTGGAAGATAACGTTCAATTATCACGTTTGTACCTTGCTTGGCATTCGGATAAGTTATATGGGGATGATGATGCCGCTTTAGATATTCTTTCCGAAATTTTAAGCGGATCAAAGAATTCTAGACTTTTCAAATCACTTGTCTTTGACAAGCAAATCGCACAAGATATAAGCACATTCCAGTATTCAGCAAAACAAACCGGGATGTTTATAATTGTTGCAACTGTTAAACCCGGACATTCTATTGAAGAAGTAAAAGAAACAATTATTAATGAGATTAAAAAGATCGGTAGCAAATCAATAAAGGATGAGGAACTATCGCGAGCCTTGAATAGCCTTAAATCATCTTATATTTTTTCATTACAGAAACAATCTTCGCTAGCCGATCAAATAAATAATTACAATTGTAATTTGGGAGAACCAAACTCTTTTATTTTTGATCTTGATAGATATGCACGAGTTACAAAACAATCGGTCGCTGTAGTTAAAGAGATATATTTAGACAAACCATTTATAGAATTACATGTAGTTCCGAAGATATATGAAAATTAA
- a CDS encoding 3-oxoacyl-ACP reductase family protein: MKIDLTGKTVLITGGSRGIGAACVKLFAEANCNVAFTYISAKHRADELVSNYGDKVNAYKVDMESENEINTCVEKVISEFGNVDILVHNAGIWNDGELEKMTLENWQKLLRINLDSMFLFTKAVVPYMKKNNWGRIIHVSSTAGQRGESFHSHYAASKGGMISFTKSMAWELGPFGITTNSVAPGWVDTEMNDEVFADKSYKEKVRKDIPVGRIASSEDIAYPILFLSSDYAQHICGEILNVNGGSVLAG, from the coding sequence ATGAAAATCGATTTAACAGGAAAGACAGTATTAATCACAGGTGGTTCACGTGGTATCGGTGCAGCATGTGTGAAGCTTTTTGCAGAAGCAAATTGTAATGTCGCTTTTACTTATATAAGTGCTAAGCATCGAGCTGATGAATTGGTTTCGAATTATGGTGATAAAGTGAATGCATATAAAGTAGATATGGAATCAGAAAATGAAATAAATACATGTGTTGAAAAGGTTATTAGTGAATTTGGAAATGTTGATATACTTGTTCATAATGCCGGAATATGGAATGACGGTGAGTTAGAGAAAATGACATTAGAAAATTGGCAGAAACTGTTAAGAATTAATCTCGATTCAATGTTTCTATTTACTAAAGCAGTTGTTCCATATATGAAAAAAAATAATTGGGGTAGAATTATTCATGTATCGTCAACAGCTGGACAGCGAGGCGAATCCTTTCATTCGCACTATGCAGCTTCGAAAGGTGGAATGATTTCATTTACTAAATCAATGGCTTGGGAACTTGGTCCTTTTGGAATTACGACAAATTCTGTTGCTCCAGGGTGGGTTGATACTGAAATGAACGACGAAGTATTTGCGGATAAATCCTACAAAGAAAAAGTTCGGAAAGATATTCCGGTTGGAAGAATAGCTTCATCTGAAGACATTGCATATCCAATATTATTTCTTTCATCCGATTATGCCCAGCATATTTGCGGTGAAATATTAAACGTTAATGGTGGAAGTGTTCTTGCGGGATAA
- a CDS encoding enoyl-CoA hydratase-related protein, whose protein sequence is MEFKSLLVEIKNTIAIVTINRPEKLNALNKETLQELNELFDKFKTDDNIDCVIITGAGEKAFVAGADISELHSQNGISGEKFAEFGQSVFNNIENLGKPVIAAVNGFALGGGCELSLACHIRLASDKAKFGQPEVNLGVIPGYGGTQRLAKLINTGRAMEYILTGDMIDAHEAFRIGLVNRVYNSDELIPKAFELAEKIVSKGQLAVRLSVKAIKASEKMSLMEGLIHEASLFGLACSTDDFKEGTKAFLEKRKPNFVKK, encoded by the coding sequence ATGGAATTTAAAAGTTTGCTTGTAGAAATTAAAAACACAATTGCAATTGTTACTATTAATCGCCCCGAAAAATTAAACGCCTTAAACAAAGAAACTCTTCAAGAACTGAATGAACTTTTTGATAAGTTCAAAACAGATGACAATATTGATTGTGTAATTATAACAGGCGCTGGTGAGAAAGCATTTGTTGCCGGTGCGGATATTTCCGAGTTGCATTCACAAAATGGAATCTCCGGTGAAAAGTTTGCTGAATTTGGCCAATCCGTTTTTAATAATATTGAAAATTTGGGTAAACCTGTTATAGCCGCGGTAAATGGGTTTGCATTAGGCGGAGGATGTGAATTATCTCTTGCTTGTCATATTAGATTAGCTTCCGACAAGGCAAAATTTGGTCAACCGGAAGTTAATCTCGGAGTAATTCCTGGTTATGGCGGAACACAACGTCTCGCAAAACTGATAAATACCGGCAGAGCAATGGAATATATCTTAACCGGAGATATGATCGATGCTCATGAAGCATTTAGAATTGGTTTAGTAAATAGAGTATATAACTCGGATGAACTTATTCCAAAAGCTTTTGAACTAGCTGAAAAAATCGTTTCTAAGGGACAACTTGCTGTAAGACTATCGGTGAAAGCAATAAAAGCATCCGAAAAGATGAGTCTTATGGAAGGTCTTATTCATGAAGCTTCTTTATTCGGATTAGCTTGTAGTACAGATGATTTTAAAGAAGGCACAAAAGCTTTCCTTGAAAAAAGAAAACCTAATTTTGTTAAAAAATAA
- a CDS encoding pitrilysin family protein has protein sequence MKINRTKIPSSDIPRPFDIPNINSFNLSNGLPVFFTQKSKLPIVKISLIVPAGSRYDGYGNEGLSYLTSLVIDEGAGNYNALQLADEIDKLGSSIDVSTSVDHIFITMSSLSENYKRTLELLSLIFKSPLFAKDNYSRERKKHLTRILQSFDSPEYIAANAFQKNIFKNSPYDKPVLGYEKSVEHLKLQQIKDFYNRFVLSNGVKIVAIGDVQKEELFLQLKYLFSDLSIKIKRNTSELRLAKLHAKLYFINKEDSAQSEIIAGHICKERNAEDHLAAKVANTILGGQFTSRLNLNLREAKGYTYGAHSALSYNQHAGYFTVSTSVQSEFTFNSIREIRKEVEGIRIQISDEEISFAKSSLIKQFPLMFETYSQILQRVTTKVIFDLEDYYDHYIQNIWELSKNEILQAANEYFNPANLSFFLVGNKNEIFDDLKRINDLELIELDKLGNPIN, from the coding sequence ATGAAAATTAATAGAACGAAAATACCATCTTCCGATATTCCCAGACCATTTGATATACCAAATATCAATTCATTTAATTTATCAAACGGATTGCCGGTTTTCTTCACTCAAAAAAGTAAATTGCCGATAGTTAAGATTTCTTTAATTGTTCCTGCCGGCAGCAGATATGACGGCTATGGTAACGAAGGACTTTCATATTTAACTTCGCTAGTTATAGATGAAGGAGCCGGAAATTATAATGCACTTCAACTTGCTGATGAAATAGATAAACTTGGTTCTTCGATTGATGTTTCAACAAGTGTAGATCATATATTTATAACAATGTCTTCCCTTTCTGAGAATTATAAAAGGACACTTGAGTTACTAAGTTTAATTTTTAAATCCCCTTTGTTTGCAAAAGATAATTACAGCAGAGAAAGGAAAAAACATTTAACACGAATTCTTCAATCGTTCGATAGTCCTGAGTATATTGCTGCAAATGCATTTCAAAAAAACATTTTCAAGAATTCACCATATGATAAACCGGTCCTCGGTTATGAAAAATCCGTTGAACATTTAAAGCTTCAGCAAATTAAAGATTTTTATAACCGATTTGTTCTGTCCAACGGAGTGAAAATTGTTGCAATAGGTGATGTTCAAAAAGAAGAATTATTTCTTCAATTAAAATATCTTTTTTCCGATCTCTCCATCAAAATAAAAAGAAATACTAGCGAATTACGACTAGCTAAATTACATGCAAAGTTGTATTTCATAAATAAAGAAGACTCCGCACAAAGCGAGATAATTGCCGGACATATTTGCAAGGAACGTAATGCTGAAGATCATTTAGCCGCAAAGGTTGCAAATACTATTTTAGGTGGTCAATTTACAAGCAGACTGAATTTAAATTTACGAGAAGCAAAGGGTTACACTTATGGTGCGCATTCTGCCCTAAGTTATAATCAACACGCCGGATATTTTACCGTTTCTACTTCCGTGCAATCAGAGTTTACGTTTAATTCAATTCGAGAAATTCGCAAGGAAGTTGAAGGAATTCGAATCCAGATTAGTGATGAAGAGATATCGTTTGCTAAATCATCCTTGATAAAACAGTTTCCGTTAATGTTTGAGACTTACTCCCAAATTCTCCAACGAGTAACAACAAAAGTAATTTTTGATTTAGAAGATTATTATGATCATTATATTCAAAATATTTGGGAGCTTTCCAAGAATGAAATTCTGCAAGCTGCAAATGAATATTTTAATCCTGCTAATCTTTCCTTTTTTTTGGTTGGAAATAAAAATGAAATATTTGATGATTTGAAAAGAATCAATGATTTAGAATTGATCGAATTAGATAAACTCGGTAATCCGATTAATTAG